The proteins below are encoded in one region of Oncorhynchus nerka isolate Pitt River linkage group LG15, Oner_Uvic_2.0, whole genome shotgun sequence:
- the LOC115142515 gene encoding hexokinase-1-like isoform X2 has product MRFSDETLHDIKCRFRRELENGLGRDTHTTATVKMLPTFVRSIPDGSEKGDFLALDLGGSNFRILRVKVTQDKKQPVQMESLVYETPEDIIHGSGTQLFDHVAECLGDFMEKQKIKDKKLPVGFTFSFPCAQTKLDEAVLVTWTKKFKVSGVEGMDVVKLLNKAIKKRGDYEADIMAVVNDTTGTMMTCGFDDQRCEVGIIIGTGTNACYMEELRHIDLVEGDEGRMCINTEWGAFGDDGSLEDLRTEFDREIDRGSLNPGKQLFEKMASGMFMGELVRLILVKMAKEGLLFEGRITPELLTKGKIETKHVSAIEKSKEGLTKCKEILTRLGVEPSQEDCVAVQHVCTIVSFRSANLIAATLGGILTRLKDNKGVARLRTTVGIDGSMYKMHPQYARRLHKTVRRLVPDSDVRFLLSESGSAKGAAMVTAVAYRLADQTRQIAQTLAEFRLSKAQLLEVKKRMRTEIENGLGKKTHDSATVKMLPTYVRSTPDGTENGDFLALDLGGTNFRVLLVKIRSGKRRTVEMHNKIYAIPIEVMQGTGEELFDHIVHCISDFLDYMGMKSARLPLGFTFSFPCHQKSLDAGILVNWTKGFKCTDCEGEDVVELLREGIKRKEEFDLDVVAVVNDTVGTMMTCAYEEPTCEVGLIAGTGSNACYMEEMRNIETVEGNEGRMCVNMEWGAFGDNGCLDDIRTQYDCAVDENSLNEGKQRYEKMCSGMYLGEIVRNILIDLTKRGFLFRGKISETLKTRGIFETKFLSQIESDRLALLQVRAILQQLGLDSTCDDSIIVKEVCSTVSLRAAQICGAGMAGVVDKIRENRGLDHLDVTVGVDGTLYKLHPHFSRIFHQTVKELAPKCNVNFLLSEDGSGKGAALITAVGCRQREHEAQQAAQQA; this is encoded by the exons ATGCGTTTCTCTGACGAGACGCTGCATGACATCAAGTGTCGGTTCCGGCGGGAGCTGGAGAACGGGCTGGGCCGCGACACCCACACCACCGCGACCGTCAAGATGCTGCCCACCTTTGTCAGGTCCATCCCTGATGGATCAG AAAAGGGGGATTTCTTAGCTCTGGATCTGGGTGGCTCCAACTTCCGTATCCTGCGTGTGAAGGTGACACAAGACAAGAAGCAGCCGGTTCAGATGGAAAGCCTGGTCTACGAGACCCCTGAGGACATTATCCATGGGAGTGGGACGCAG CTCTTTGACCATGTCGCAGAATGCCTTGGTGACTTCATGGAGAAGCAAAAGATCAAGGATAAAAAACTCCCTGTAGGATTCACATTCTCCTTCCCATGTGCACAAACTAAACTGGACGAG GCCGTCTTAGTGACTTGGACAAAGAAGTTTAAAGTGAGTGGTGTAGAAGGCATGGACGTTGTGAAGCTTCTGAACAAGGCCATCAAGAAACGAGGG GACTATGAAGCTGACATCATGGCAGTGGTCAATGACACAACCGGAACAATGATGACCTGTGGGTTCGACGATCAACGATGTGAAGTTGGCATTATCATTG GTACTGGTACTAATGCCTGCTACATGGAGGAGCTGCGGCACATTGACCTGGTGGAGGGAGACGAGGGCAGGATGTGCATCAACACAGAGTGGGGGGCGTTCGGGGACGACGGGTCCCTGGAGGACCTCCGTACAGAATTTGACCGGGAGATCGACCGAGGCTCCCTCAACCCTGGGAAACAGCT gTTTGAGAAGATGGCCAGCGGGATGTTTATGGGAGAGCTGGTCCGCCTCATTCTGGTCAAGATGGCCAAGGAGGGACTGCTTTTCGAGGGTCGGATAACCCCTGAGCTTCTGACAAAAGGGAAGATCGAAACGAAGCATGTTTCAGCCATTGAGAA GAGCAAGGAAGGCCTGACCAAATGCAAAGAGATTCTAACGAGGCTTGGGGTGGAGCCTTCTCAAGAGGACTGTGTTGCCGTACAACACGTGTGCACTATCGTATCCTTCCGCTCTGCGAACCTCATCGCAGCTACACTGGGAGGTATCCTTACTCGGCTGAAGGACAACAAGGGAGTCGCCCGCCTGCGCACCACTGTGGGCATTGATGGGTCGATGTACAAGATGCACCCTCA atATGCCCGACGTCTCCACAAGACGGTGCGGCGTTTGGTGCCCGACTCTGACGTCCGTTTCCTGCTGTCCGAGAGCGGAAGTGCCAAGGGTGCTGCCATGGTGACGGCGGTAGCGTACCGTCTGGCCGACCAGACGCGCCAGATCGCCCAGACACTGGCCGAGTTCCGTCTGAGCAAAGCCCAGCTGCTGGAGGTGAAGAAGAGGATGAGGACAGAGATCGAGAACGGCCTGGGGAAAAAGACACACGACTCAGCCACAGTCAAGATGCTGCCCACCTACGTGCGCAGCACGCCTGACGGAACAG AAAATGGGGATTTTCTGGCTCTGGATCTGGGAGGGACAAACTTCCGGGTGCTGCTGGTTAAGATCCGTAGTGGGAAAAGGCGTACAGTGGAGATGCACAACAAAATCTACGCCATTCCCATCGAGGTCATGCAGGGCACGGGAGAAGAG CTCTTTGACCACATTGTGCACTGCATCTCTGACTTCCTGGACTACATGGGCATGAAGAGTGCCCGTCTGCCTCTGGGCTTCACCTTTTCCTTCCCCTGCCACCAGAAGAGCCTAGATGCA GGTATCCTTGTGAACTGGACCAAAGGCTTCAAATGCACAGACTGTGAGGGTGAAGACGTGGTGGAGCTTCTCCGGGAGGGCATCAAGAGGAAAGAG gagTTTGATCTGGATGTGGTAGCTGTGGTGAACGACACTGTTGGAACAATGATGACGTGTGCATATGAAGAGCCCACCTGTGAGGTTGGACTTATTGCAG GGACAGGTAGTAACGCGTGttacatggaggagatgaggaacatagAGACGGTGGAGGGGAACGAGGGACGCATGTGCGTCAACATGGAGTGGGGCGCCTTCGGGGACAATGGGTGCCTGGACGATATCAGGACGCAGTACGACTGCGCCGTGGACGAGAACTCACTCAACGAGGGCAAACAGAG GTATGAGAAGATGTGTAGCGGCATGTACTTGGGAGAAATTGTGAGGAACATCCTGATTGACCTGACCAAGCGCGGCTTCCTGTTCCGTGGAAAGATCTCTGAGACGCTGAAGACCAGAGGCATCTTTGAGACCAAGTTCCTGTCCCAGATAGAGAG CGATCGCCTGGCCTTGCTGCAGGTCAGGGCCATCCTACAGCAGCTGGGTCTGGACAGCACATGTGACGACAGTATCATCGTCAAGGAGGTATGCAGCACCGTGTCCCTCCGTGCGGCTCAGATCTGCGGAGCCGGAATGGCCGGCGTGGTGGACAAGATTCGTGAGAACAGAGGGCTGGACCACCTAGACGTCACTGTGGGGGTTGACGGAACACTCTACAAACTGCACCCACA CTTTTCCCGGATCTTCCACCAGACAGTGAAGGAGCTCGCCCCCAAGTGTAACGTCAACTTCCTGTTGTCGGAGGATGGGAGCGGCAAGGGTGCAGCCCTTATCACAGCCGTGGGCTGTCGCCAGAGAGAGCATGAGGCGCAGCAAGCGGCTCAGCAAGCGTAA
- the LOC115142515 gene encoding hexokinase-1-like isoform X1 has protein sequence MIAAQLLAYYFTELKDDQVKKIDKYLYSMRFSDETLHDIKCRFRRELENGLGRDTHTTATVKMLPTFVRSIPDGSEKGDFLALDLGGSNFRILRVKVTQDKKQPVQMESLVYETPEDIIHGSGTQLFDHVAECLGDFMEKQKIKDKKLPVGFTFSFPCAQTKLDEAVLVTWTKKFKVSGVEGMDVVKLLNKAIKKRGDYEADIMAVVNDTTGTMMTCGFDDQRCEVGIIIGTGTNACYMEELRHIDLVEGDEGRMCINTEWGAFGDDGSLEDLRTEFDREIDRGSLNPGKQLFEKMASGMFMGELVRLILVKMAKEGLLFEGRITPELLTKGKIETKHVSAIEKSKEGLTKCKEILTRLGVEPSQEDCVAVQHVCTIVSFRSANLIAATLGGILTRLKDNKGVARLRTTVGIDGSMYKMHPQYARRLHKTVRRLVPDSDVRFLLSESGSAKGAAMVTAVAYRLADQTRQIAQTLAEFRLSKAQLLEVKKRMRTEIENGLGKKTHDSATVKMLPTYVRSTPDGTENGDFLALDLGGTNFRVLLVKIRSGKRRTVEMHNKIYAIPIEVMQGTGEELFDHIVHCISDFLDYMGMKSARLPLGFTFSFPCHQKSLDAGILVNWTKGFKCTDCEGEDVVELLREGIKRKEEFDLDVVAVVNDTVGTMMTCAYEEPTCEVGLIAGTGSNACYMEEMRNIETVEGNEGRMCVNMEWGAFGDNGCLDDIRTQYDCAVDENSLNEGKQRYEKMCSGMYLGEIVRNILIDLTKRGFLFRGKISETLKTRGIFETKFLSQIESDRLALLQVRAILQQLGLDSTCDDSIIVKEVCSTVSLRAAQICGAGMAGVVDKIRENRGLDHLDVTVGVDGTLYKLHPHFSRIFHQTVKELAPKCNVNFLLSEDGSGKGAALITAVGCRQREHEAQQAAQQA, from the exons ATGATAGCGGCACAGCTTCTGGCATATTACTTCACTGAGCTGAAGGATGACCAGGTTAAGAAG ATCGACAAGTACCTTTACTCCATGCGTTTCTCTGACGAGACGCTGCATGACATCAAGTGTCGGTTCCGGCGGGAGCTGGAGAACGGGCTGGGCCGCGACACCCACACCACCGCGACCGTCAAGATGCTGCCCACCTTTGTCAGGTCCATCCCTGATGGATCAG AAAAGGGGGATTTCTTAGCTCTGGATCTGGGTGGCTCCAACTTCCGTATCCTGCGTGTGAAGGTGACACAAGACAAGAAGCAGCCGGTTCAGATGGAAAGCCTGGTCTACGAGACCCCTGAGGACATTATCCATGGGAGTGGGACGCAG CTCTTTGACCATGTCGCAGAATGCCTTGGTGACTTCATGGAGAAGCAAAAGATCAAGGATAAAAAACTCCCTGTAGGATTCACATTCTCCTTCCCATGTGCACAAACTAAACTGGACGAG GCCGTCTTAGTGACTTGGACAAAGAAGTTTAAAGTGAGTGGTGTAGAAGGCATGGACGTTGTGAAGCTTCTGAACAAGGCCATCAAGAAACGAGGG GACTATGAAGCTGACATCATGGCAGTGGTCAATGACACAACCGGAACAATGATGACCTGTGGGTTCGACGATCAACGATGTGAAGTTGGCATTATCATTG GTACTGGTACTAATGCCTGCTACATGGAGGAGCTGCGGCACATTGACCTGGTGGAGGGAGACGAGGGCAGGATGTGCATCAACACAGAGTGGGGGGCGTTCGGGGACGACGGGTCCCTGGAGGACCTCCGTACAGAATTTGACCGGGAGATCGACCGAGGCTCCCTCAACCCTGGGAAACAGCT gTTTGAGAAGATGGCCAGCGGGATGTTTATGGGAGAGCTGGTCCGCCTCATTCTGGTCAAGATGGCCAAGGAGGGACTGCTTTTCGAGGGTCGGATAACCCCTGAGCTTCTGACAAAAGGGAAGATCGAAACGAAGCATGTTTCAGCCATTGAGAA GAGCAAGGAAGGCCTGACCAAATGCAAAGAGATTCTAACGAGGCTTGGGGTGGAGCCTTCTCAAGAGGACTGTGTTGCCGTACAACACGTGTGCACTATCGTATCCTTCCGCTCTGCGAACCTCATCGCAGCTACACTGGGAGGTATCCTTACTCGGCTGAAGGACAACAAGGGAGTCGCCCGCCTGCGCACCACTGTGGGCATTGATGGGTCGATGTACAAGATGCACCCTCA atATGCCCGACGTCTCCACAAGACGGTGCGGCGTTTGGTGCCCGACTCTGACGTCCGTTTCCTGCTGTCCGAGAGCGGAAGTGCCAAGGGTGCTGCCATGGTGACGGCGGTAGCGTACCGTCTGGCCGACCAGACGCGCCAGATCGCCCAGACACTGGCCGAGTTCCGTCTGAGCAAAGCCCAGCTGCTGGAGGTGAAGAAGAGGATGAGGACAGAGATCGAGAACGGCCTGGGGAAAAAGACACACGACTCAGCCACAGTCAAGATGCTGCCCACCTACGTGCGCAGCACGCCTGACGGAACAG AAAATGGGGATTTTCTGGCTCTGGATCTGGGAGGGACAAACTTCCGGGTGCTGCTGGTTAAGATCCGTAGTGGGAAAAGGCGTACAGTGGAGATGCACAACAAAATCTACGCCATTCCCATCGAGGTCATGCAGGGCACGGGAGAAGAG CTCTTTGACCACATTGTGCACTGCATCTCTGACTTCCTGGACTACATGGGCATGAAGAGTGCCCGTCTGCCTCTGGGCTTCACCTTTTCCTTCCCCTGCCACCAGAAGAGCCTAGATGCA GGTATCCTTGTGAACTGGACCAAAGGCTTCAAATGCACAGACTGTGAGGGTGAAGACGTGGTGGAGCTTCTCCGGGAGGGCATCAAGAGGAAAGAG gagTTTGATCTGGATGTGGTAGCTGTGGTGAACGACACTGTTGGAACAATGATGACGTGTGCATATGAAGAGCCCACCTGTGAGGTTGGACTTATTGCAG GGACAGGTAGTAACGCGTGttacatggaggagatgaggaacatagAGACGGTGGAGGGGAACGAGGGACGCATGTGCGTCAACATGGAGTGGGGCGCCTTCGGGGACAATGGGTGCCTGGACGATATCAGGACGCAGTACGACTGCGCCGTGGACGAGAACTCACTCAACGAGGGCAAACAGAG GTATGAGAAGATGTGTAGCGGCATGTACTTGGGAGAAATTGTGAGGAACATCCTGATTGACCTGACCAAGCGCGGCTTCCTGTTCCGTGGAAAGATCTCTGAGACGCTGAAGACCAGAGGCATCTTTGAGACCAAGTTCCTGTCCCAGATAGAGAG CGATCGCCTGGCCTTGCTGCAGGTCAGGGCCATCCTACAGCAGCTGGGTCTGGACAGCACATGTGACGACAGTATCATCGTCAAGGAGGTATGCAGCACCGTGTCCCTCCGTGCGGCTCAGATCTGCGGAGCCGGAATGGCCGGCGTGGTGGACAAGATTCGTGAGAACAGAGGGCTGGACCACCTAGACGTCACTGTGGGGGTTGACGGAACACTCTACAAACTGCACCCACA CTTTTCCCGGATCTTCCACCAGACAGTGAAGGAGCTCGCCCCCAAGTGTAACGTCAACTTCCTGTTGTCGGAGGATGGGAGCGGCAAGGGTGCAGCCCTTATCACAGCCGTGGGCTGTCGCCAGAGAGAGCATGAGGCGCAGCAAGCGGCTCAGCAAGCGTAA